A region from the Oncorhynchus gorbuscha isolate QuinsamMale2020 ecotype Even-year unplaced genomic scaffold, OgorEven_v1.0 Un_scaffold_1135, whole genome shotgun sequence genome encodes:
- the LOC124021584 gene encoding gastrula zinc finger protein XlCGF17.1-like, whose protein sequence is MRPATSTLRTNPTCLSPSTLSPNLQSLGPDCDSGAQFALQDPEMASVKLEDCSQTLELNVNIKDEEEEEIGISVNHGDHVETFSTSREQQQKDHRAKRSHPCPHCEEIFPFLSKLKVHLKIHTGENRYSSGKNFTTSKALTVHQRVHTGEKLFSCSDCVKCFTTSARLKVHQRTHTGEKPYSCSDCAASFSLLCNLKRHERIHTGEKPYSCSDCGNSYSLLGHLKRHEHIHTGEKPYSCSDCGKSFSRLGHLKTHKHIHTGEKPYSCSDCVKCFITSTELKVHKRTHTGEKPYSCSDCVKCFTTSAVLKVHRRTHTGEKPFFCSDCGKCFITSAVLKVHQRTHTGEKPYFCSDCSTSFSQSGSLKKHERIHTGEKPVKNTNYMAQRD, encoded by the exons ATGAGGCCGGCAACATCAACACTGAGGACAAACCcaacctgcctctctccttccacactgagtccaaacctacagtcactgggtcctgattgtgacagtggagcccagtttgcactgcaggatccagagatggcatcagtgaagctggaagactgcagtcaaacactggagctgaatgtcaacattaaagatgaagaagaggaggagattgGGATATCTGTTAATCATG GAGACCATGTTGAGACATTCTCTACATCCAGAGAGCAACAGCAGAAAGATCACAGAGCTAAGAGGTCTCATCCCTGCCCACATTGTGAGGAAATATTCCCATTTCTATCAAAGCTGAAAGTACACctaaaaatacacacaggagagaatcgGTATTCCAGTGGGAAGAATTTCACAACATCCAAGGCTCTGacagttcatcagagagtgcacacaggagagaagctgttctcctgctctgactgtgtaaaatgcttcacaacatcaGCTAGACTAAaagttcaccagagaacacacacaggagagaagccttattcctgctctgactgtgcgGCGAGTTTCTCTCTACTGTGCAACTTAAAACGACATgaacgtatacacacaggagagaagccttattccTGCTCTGATTGTGGAAACAGTTATTCTCTACTGGGCCACTTAAAAAGACATGAAcatatacatacaggagagaagccttactcctgctctgactgtggaaagagtttctctcgACTGGGCCACTTAAAAACACATAAAcatatacatacaggagagaagccttactcctgctctgactgtgtaaaatgcttcataacatcaactgagctaaaagttcataagagaacacacacaggagagaagccttactcctgctctgactgtgtaaAATGCTTCACCACATCAGCTGTTCTAAAAGTTCAccggagaacacacacaggagagaagcctttcttctgctctgactgtggaaaatgcttCATAACATCAGCTGTTCTAAaagttcaccagagaacacacactggagaaaagccttacttctgctctgactgtAGCACGAGTTTCTCTCAATCGGGCAGCCTAAAAAAACATGAACGTATACACACAGGTGAGAAGCCTGTTAAAAACACCAACTATATGGCACAAAGGGATTAA